A part of Tardiphaga sp. vice304 genomic DNA contains:
- a CDS encoding uracil-DNA glycosylase, giving the protein MPATTLGAVAGIPTDPDRDCPLCPRLVDYRHAVRARDPQGWNSPVPSFGRSDAALLIVGLAPGVNGANRTGRPFTGDYAGELLYATLIEFGFATGQFLARPDDSLTLQDCRITNAVRCVPPQNKPLPVEITTCRPFLIATMETMPRLRAIVLLGRVAHDTMLKTLGIRAVLAPFAHGAVHDAGRFKLYDSYHCSRYNTNTRVLTPEMFRSVFARVKADLAEE; this is encoded by the coding sequence ATGCCGGCGACGACGCTTGGCGCTGTCGCCGGCATTCCCACCGATCCCGACCGCGACTGCCCGCTCTGCCCGCGGCTGGTAGACTATCGCCACGCGGTCCGGGCCCGCGATCCGCAAGGGTGGAATTCGCCGGTGCCGTCGTTCGGCCGGTCCGACGCCGCGCTGCTGATCGTCGGCCTGGCGCCCGGCGTCAACGGCGCCAACCGCACCGGACGGCCGTTCACCGGCGACTACGCCGGCGAGTTGCTCTACGCGACGCTGATCGAGTTCGGCTTTGCCACCGGCCAGTTCCTGGCGCGGCCCGATGACAGCCTGACCTTGCAGGACTGTCGCATCACCAATGCGGTGCGCTGCGTGCCGCCGCAGAACAAGCCCCTGCCCGTCGAGATCACCACCTGCCGGCCGTTCCTCATCGCCACGATGGAGACGATGCCGCGGCTGCGCGCCATCGTGCTGCTCGGCCGCGTCGCCCACGACACGATGCTGAAGACGCTCGGCATCCGCGCGGTGCTGGCGCCGTTCGCCCATGGCGCGGTGCACGACGCCGGCCGATTCAAGCTGTACGATAGCTATCACTGCTCGCGCTACAACACGAATACGCGGGTGCTGACGCCGGAGATGTTCCGCAGCGTGTTCGCAAGGGTGAAGGCGGATCTGGCAGAGGAGTAG
- a CDS encoding peroxiredoxin, with the protein MVTKQTNLLEVDWSQIPAPQDDGAAAHLVGMTVPPISLRATNDTAVVLSELRGRTVVFAYPRTGEPGKISLVDDWDMIPGARGCTPQTCAFRDLFAELKAAGAKQVFGLSTQSNAYQTEMASRLHLPFPVLSDEALELAEALRLPVMEVAELTLIKRMALVIDDAKITQLFYPVFPPDRNAGDVLEWLKANPV; encoded by the coding sequence ATGGTGACGAAGCAGACCAATCTTCTCGAAGTCGACTGGAGCCAGATCCCGGCGCCGCAGGATGACGGCGCCGCGGCGCATCTCGTGGGCATGACCGTTCCCCCGATCAGCCTGCGCGCGACCAACGACACCGCCGTGGTGCTGTCCGAACTCCGGGGCCGCACGGTCGTGTTCGCCTATCCGCGCACCGGCGAGCCCGGCAAGATCTCGCTGGTCGATGATTGGGACATGATCCCGGGCGCGCGCGGCTGCACGCCGCAGACCTGCGCCTTCCGCGACCTGTTCGCCGAGTTGAAGGCCGCCGGCGCGAAGCAGGTGTTCGGCCTCTCGACGCAGAGCAACGCCTACCAGACCGAAATGGCGTCGCGCCTGCATCTGCCGTTTCCGGTGCTGTCGGACGAGGCGCTCGAATTGGCCGAGGCGTTGCGTCTGCCGGTGATGGAAGTGGCCGAACTGACCTTGATCAAGCGCATGGCGCTGGTGATCGACGATGCGAAAATCACCCAATTGTTTTACCCGGTGTTTCCGCCAGACCGGAACGCCGGCGACGTGCTGGAATGGTTGAAGGCCAATCCGGTCTAG
- the smpB gene encoding SsrA-binding protein SmpB codes for MAEKKDPPIKVIAENRKARFNYAIEDTLEVGIALTGTEVKSIRNGKSTIAESYADPKDGEIWLINCNIPEYLQANRFNHEPKRPRRLLLHRKQINKLMGAVERQGMTLVPLKMYFNERGRVKLQLALAKGKQLHDKRASEKDRDWGREKGRLMRSRG; via the coding sequence ATGGCCGAGAAGAAAGACCCCCCGATCAAGGTGATCGCGGAAAACCGCAAGGCGCGGTTCAACTACGCCATCGAGGACACGCTCGAGGTCGGCATTGCGCTGACCGGCACCGAGGTGAAGTCGATCCGTAACGGCAAGTCGACGATCGCGGAGTCCTACGCCGACCCCAAGGACGGCGAGATATGGCTGATTAACTGCAACATCCCGGAATATCTGCAGGCCAACCGCTTCAACCATGAGCCGAAACGGCCACGCCGGCTGCTGCTGCACCGCAAGCAGATCAACAAGCTGATGGGCGCGGTCGAGCGCCAGGGTATGACGCTGGTGCCGCTGAAAATGTACTTCAATGAGCGTGGCCGGGTGAAGCTGCAACTGGCGCTCGCCAAGGGCAAGCAGTTGCATGACAAGCGGGCCAGCGAGAAGGATCGCGACTGGGGCCGCGAAAAGGGACGCTTGATGCGGTCGCGGGGGTGA
- the mscL gene encoding large conductance mechanosensitive channel protein MscL, which produces MLKEFREFAMKGNVVDLAVGVIIGAAFGAIVTSMVGDIIMPIVGSITGGLDFSNYFTGLSKAVTATNLVDAKKQGAVLAWGNFLTLTINFIIIAFVLFMVIRFMNKVKRNDAAKPAEPAKPTREEELLTEIRDLLKKA; this is translated from the coding sequence GTGCTGAAGGAATTTCGTGAATTCGCGATGAAGGGCAACGTGGTCGATCTCGCTGTCGGCGTGATCATCGGTGCGGCGTTCGGCGCCATCGTGACCTCGATGGTCGGCGATATCATCATGCCGATCGTCGGTTCCATCACCGGCGGCCTCGACTTCTCGAATTACTTCACCGGCCTGTCGAAAGCCGTGACGGCGACCAATCTCGTCGACGCCAAGAAGCAGGGCGCCGTGCTGGCCTGGGGCAACTTCCTCACTTTGACCATCAACTTCATCATCATTGCCTTCGTGCTGTTCATGGTGATCCGCTTCATGAACAAGGTGAAGCGCAATGACGCGGCCAAGCCCGCGGAGCCTGCCAAGCCGACCCGTGAAGAAGAGCTGCTGACCGAGATCCGCGACCTGCTCAAGAAGGCCTGA
- the dapA gene encoding 4-hydroxy-tetrahydrodipicolinate synthase, which translates to MAAKTDFRGSYTALVTPFKDGALDEAAFRALVSWQIDEGTNGLVPVGTTGESPTLSHKEHMQVVEWCIDEARGRVPVIAGAGSNSTREAVELAKHAEKAGADAVLVVTPYYNKPTQEGMYQHFKAVNDAIGIPILIYNIPPRSVVDMSVATMSRLYELKNITGVKDATANLARVSQQRHAMGPDFIQLSGEDMTALAYMAAGGHGCISVVANVAPKPCAELMAAVLKGDYAAALKIQDRLVPLHDAIFMEPGLAGAKHGLKLLGRVHEEVRLPLMKVTEPTGAVIRDAMVHAGLLN; encoded by the coding sequence ATGGCAGCCAAGACAGATTTTCGGGGGTCCTACACTGCCTTGGTCACGCCGTTCAAAGATGGCGCGCTGGACGAGGCCGCGTTCCGCGCGCTGGTGTCCTGGCAGATCGACGAGGGCACCAACGGCCTGGTCCCCGTCGGCACCACCGGCGAGAGCCCGACGCTGAGCCATAAGGAACACATGCAGGTCGTCGAATGGTGCATCGACGAGGCGCGCGGCCGCGTTCCGGTGATCGCCGGCGCCGGCTCGAATTCCACCCGCGAGGCTGTCGAACTGGCCAAACATGCCGAGAAGGCCGGCGCCGACGCCGTGCTGGTGGTCACGCCATATTACAACAAGCCGACCCAGGAAGGCATGTACCAGCACTTCAAGGCGGTGAACGACGCGATCGGCATTCCGATCCTGATCTACAACATCCCGCCGCGCTCGGTCGTCGATATGTCGGTCGCCACCATGAGCCGGCTGTACGAGTTGAAGAACATCACGGGCGTCAAGGATGCCACCGCCAATCTGGCCCGCGTCTCGCAGCAGCGCCACGCGATGGGGCCGGACTTCATCCAGTTGTCCGGCGAGGACATGACCGCGCTGGCCTATATGGCCGCCGGCGGCCATGGCTGCATTTCGGTCGTCGCCAATGTCGCGCCGAAGCCCTGCGCCGAGCTGATGGCGGCAGTGCTGAAGGGGGATTATGCCGCAGCCCTCAAGATCCAGGATCGGCTGGTGCCGCTGCATGACGCGATCTTCATGGAGCCGGGTCTGGCCGGCGCCAAGCATGGCCTGAAGCTGCTCGGCCGCGTCCATGAAGAAGTGCGTCTGCCGCTGATGAAGGTCACGGAGCCGACCGGCGCGGTGATCCGCGACGCCATGGTGCACGCCGGGCTGTTGAACTGA